From Cucumis melo cultivar AY chromosome 1, USDA_Cmelo_AY_1.0, whole genome shotgun sequence, a single genomic window includes:
- the LOC103490400 gene encoding mechanosensitive ion channel protein 6-like isoform X3, whose product MDTLKKSFKGNVSFKHTRKISAGGVSSEINHEELPILLNHQSTDHHLVNDSDPSDRTEVILKIDDGGSSAVSRSLDSVANNGGKVWRESRYDFWNNDETGIGESASRVRGARMSDSGDDGNEGFQFVQTGYGMEDPPTKLIGDFLHKQKIRGETTLDMDLEMEELKPNRIIPPLAESPLSQTSKDLKVSFQQDSTEISSNDQSMRRRYRDSHDLKEEFKGEQPPWQQSHHERLGSPTISGVQNESLAEAMRCASNLSFHSELSFQRKSNLLRAKTKSRLTDPPAEPDRLSGLIPKSGQLRSGFLGKIEDDDDDPFLEDDLPDDFKRGNFTALTVLQWFSLILITAAFICTLSVPYLREKSLWELDIWKWEVMILILICGRLVSGWGIRIAVFFIERNFLLRKRVLYFVYGVRKPVQNCLWLGLVLIAWHLLFNKRVEKQTNTSILNYVSRVLVCLLISTLIWLVKTLMVKVLASSFHVSTYFDRIQESLFNQYVIETLSGPPLVEIRKNEEEEERIADEVQKLQNAGLTIPPDLKATFASIKSGRAISSERTHKSFCAKSSKFSRALTKNGNDGITIDHLHKLSPKNVSAWNMKRLLNIVRYGSISTLDEQIRGPCLDDESTTEIKSEREAKAAAKKIFQNVARRGYKYIYLDDLMRFMREDEVLKTTSLFEGAAENRRISKSVLKNWVVNVFRERRALALTLNDTKTAVDKLHHMVNVIFGILILILWLIVLGIASSKFFIFLSSQIVVVAFIFGNTCKTIFEAIIFLFVMHPFDVGDRCEIDGTQCRWLWRK is encoded by the exons ATGGATACGCTCAAGAAATCTTTCAAAGGCAATGTATCTTTCAAGCATACAAGGAAGATTTCTGCTGGAGGAGTCAGCAGCGAAATCAATCACGAAGAGCTCCCCATTCTTCTCAATCACCAATCTACGGATCATCACCTGGTGAACGATTCTGATCCGTCTGACCGAACAGAGGTCATTCTCAAGATTGATGATGGTGGTTCTTCAGCTGTCTCCAGATCTCTGGACTCTGTTGCCAATAATGGCGGGAAGGTTTGGCGGGAATCCAGGTACGATTTCTGGAACAATGATGAAACTGGAATTGGGGAAAGTGCGAGTAGGGTTCGTGGTGCGAGAATGAGTGATAGTGGTGATGATGGAAATGAGGGATTTCAATTTGTACAGACTGGTTATGGAATGGAGGATCCACCTACGAAGCTGATTGGTGACTTTCTTCATAAGCAGAAAATTAGGGGAGAAACGACTTTGGATATGGATTTGGAAATGGAGGAATTGAAGCCTAATAGGATTATACCTCCATTGGCAGAGTCGCCGTTGAGTCAAACTTCTAAGGATCTTAAAGTTTCGTTTCAGCAGGATTCGACAGAAATTTCGAGCAATGATCAGTCAATGAGAAGGCGGTATAGAGATTCTCATGATTTGAAAGAAGAGTTTAAAGGAGAACAACCGCCATGGCAACAATCGCACCATGAACGTCTTGGATCTCCAACTATCTCTGGGGTTCAGAATGAGTCTCTTGCTGAGGCTATGAGATGCGCATCTAACTTGTCCTTTCATAGTGAGCTTTCGTTTCAAAGGAAGTCTAATTTACTGAGGGCGAAAACCAAGTCAAGATTGACAGACCCACCTGCCGAGCCTGACCGGCTCTCTGGCCTCATTCCTAAGTCAGGTCAACTACGATCTGGGTTTCTGGGGAAGATTGAAGACGACGACGATGACCCCTTTCTAGAGGATGACCTTCCAGACGATTTTAAAAGGGGAAATTTCACTGCTCTAACTGTTCTACAATGGTTTAGTTTGATTCTAATCACTGCAGCTTTTATCTGCACTCTTTCTGTTCCTTATTTGAGGGAAAAGAGTCTATGGGAGTTGGATATATGGAAATGGGAGGTGATGATTTTGATACTGATTTGTGGACGATTGGTATCTGGTTGGGGGATTAGGATTGCtgtatttttcattgagagGAATTTCCTTTTGCGTAAAAGGGTTCTGTATTTTGTATATGGGGTTAGAAAGCCAGTGCAGAATTGTTTATGGTTAGGCCTTGTTTTGATCGCTTGGCATTTGTTGTTCAATAAACGGGTTGAGAAACAAACCAACACCAGTATACTCAATTATGTGAGCAGAGTTTTAGTTTGTCTCTTGATAAGCACACTGATATGGCTTGTGAAAACCTTGATGGTTAAGGTGCTTGCCTCTTCTTTCCATGTAAGCACATACTTCGATCGAATTCAGGAATCGTTGTTTAATCAATATGTCATTGAGACGCTCTCGGGGCCACCTCTGGTTGAAATACGGAAGAATGAGGAAGAAGAGGAGAGGATTGCAGATGAAGTTCAAAAATTGCAGAATGCAGGGCTGACCATACCCCCTGATCTCAAGGCAACCTTTGCTTCTATAAAGAGTGGAAGGGCAATAAGTAGTGAACGGACCCACAAAAGTTTTTGCGCAAAAAGTTCCAAATTCTCTCGAGCACTGACTAAAAATGGGAACGATGGAATAACGATTGACCACTTGCACAAACTAAGTCCGAAGAACGTGTCTGCCTGGAATATGAAGAGGTTGTTGAACATAGTTCGATATGGTAGTATTTCCACACTGGACGAGCAGATACGGGGGCCGTGTCTTGATGATGAATCTACTACAGAGATCAAAAGTGAACGCGAGGCAAAGGCTGCAGCAAAAAAGATTTTTCAGAATGTGGCTCGTCGTGGATATAA GTACATATACCTGGATGACTTAATGCGGTTCATGAGAGAAGACGAGGTTCTTAAAACGACGAGTCTCTTTGAAGGAGCCGCTGAAAACCGGAGGATAAGCAAATCTGTCTTGAAAAATTGGGTG GTCAATGTCTTCAGGGAACGAAGAGCCCTTGCTTTAACACTGAATGATACCAAAACAGCTGTGGATAAACTACATCACATGGTGAATGTCATATTCGGCATccttatattaattttatggcTTATAGTATTAGGAATTGCCTCCAGcaaatttttcatcttccttagTTCTCAAATAGTGGTTGTGGCATTTATTTTTGGAAACACTTGCAAAACCATATTTGAAGCAATCATCTTTTTGTTTGTCATGCATCCATTTGACGTTGGAGATCGCTGCGAAATCGATGGAACGCAG TGTAGATGGTTGTGGAGGAAATGA
- the LOC103490400 gene encoding mechanosensitive ion channel protein 6-like isoform X2 yields MDTLKKSFKGNVSFKHTRKISAGGVSSEINHEELPILLNHQSTDHHLVNDSDPSDRTEVILKIDDGGSSAVSRSLDSVANNGGKVWRESRYDFWNNDETGIGESASRVRGARMSDSGDDGNEGFQFVQTGYGMEDPPTKLIGDFLHKQKIRGETTLDMDLEMEELKPNRIIPPLAESPLSQTSKDLKVSFQQDSTEISSNDQSMRRRYRDSHDLKEEFKGEQPPWQQSHHERLGSPTISGVQNESLAEAMRCASNLSFHSELSFQRKSNLLRAKTKSRLTDPPAEPDRLSGLIPKSGQLRSGFLGKIEDDDDDPFLEDDLPDDFKRGNFTALTVLQWFSLILITAAFICTLSVPYLREKSLWELDIWKWEVMILILICGRLVSGWGIRIAVFFIERNFLLRKRVLYFVYGVRKPVQNCLWLGLVLIAWHLLFNKRVEKQTNTSILNYVSRVLVCLLISTLIWLVKTLMVKVLASSFHVSTYFDRIQESLFNQYVIETLSGPPLVEIRKNEEEEERIADEVQKLQNAGLTIPPDLKATFASIKSGRAISSERTHKSFCAKSSKFSRALTKNGNDGITIDHLHKLSPKNVSAWNMKRLLNIVRYGSISTLDEQIRGPCLDDESTTEIKSEREAKAAAKKIFQNVARRGYKYIYLDDLMRFMREDEVLKTTSLFEGAAENRRISKSVLKNWVVNVFRERRALALTLNDTKTAVDKLHHMVNVIFGILILILWLIVLGIASSKFFIFLSSQIVVVAFIFGNTCKTIFEAIIFLFVMHPFDVGDRCEIDGTQMVVEEMNILTTVFLRYDNLKIIIPNSVLATKLIHNFYRSPDMGESVEFFVHIATPAEKITAMKQRIISYIEGNKEHWCPAPMIVFKDIDGLNKLKLAVWLSHRMNHQDSAERWARRSVLVEEVVKVCQELDIQYRLLPIDINIRSLPSSAPSIGFPSNWTSPAS; encoded by the exons ATGGATACGCTCAAGAAATCTTTCAAAGGCAATGTATCTTTCAAGCATACAAGGAAGATTTCTGCTGGAGGAGTCAGCAGCGAAATCAATCACGAAGAGCTCCCCATTCTTCTCAATCACCAATCTACGGATCATCACCTGGTGAACGATTCTGATCCGTCTGACCGAACAGAGGTCATTCTCAAGATTGATGATGGTGGTTCTTCAGCTGTCTCCAGATCTCTGGACTCTGTTGCCAATAATGGCGGGAAGGTTTGGCGGGAATCCAGGTACGATTTCTGGAACAATGATGAAACTGGAATTGGGGAAAGTGCGAGTAGGGTTCGTGGTGCGAGAATGAGTGATAGTGGTGATGATGGAAATGAGGGATTTCAATTTGTACAGACTGGTTATGGAATGGAGGATCCACCTACGAAGCTGATTGGTGACTTTCTTCATAAGCAGAAAATTAGGGGAGAAACGACTTTGGATATGGATTTGGAAATGGAGGAATTGAAGCCTAATAGGATTATACCTCCATTGGCAGAGTCGCCGTTGAGTCAAACTTCTAAGGATCTTAAAGTTTCGTTTCAGCAGGATTCGACAGAAATTTCGAGCAATGATCAGTCAATGAGAAGGCGGTATAGAGATTCTCATGATTTGAAAGAAGAGTTTAAAGGAGAACAACCGCCATGGCAACAATCGCACCATGAACGTCTTGGATCTCCAACTATCTCTGGGGTTCAGAATGAGTCTCTTGCTGAGGCTATGAGATGCGCATCTAACTTGTCCTTTCATAGTGAGCTTTCGTTTCAAAGGAAGTCTAATTTACTGAGGGCGAAAACCAAGTCAAGATTGACAGACCCACCTGCCGAGCCTGACCGGCTCTCTGGCCTCATTCCTAAGTCAGGTCAACTACGATCTGGGTTTCTGGGGAAGATTGAAGACGACGACGATGACCCCTTTCTAGAGGATGACCTTCCAGACGATTTTAAAAGGGGAAATTTCACTGCTCTAACTGTTCTACAATGGTTTAGTTTGATTCTAATCACTGCAGCTTTTATCTGCACTCTTTCTGTTCCTTATTTGAGGGAAAAGAGTCTATGGGAGTTGGATATATGGAAATGGGAGGTGATGATTTTGATACTGATTTGTGGACGATTGGTATCTGGTTGGGGGATTAGGATTGCtgtatttttcattgagagGAATTTCCTTTTGCGTAAAAGGGTTCTGTATTTTGTATATGGGGTTAGAAAGCCAGTGCAGAATTGTTTATGGTTAGGCCTTGTTTTGATCGCTTGGCATTTGTTGTTCAATAAACGGGTTGAGAAACAAACCAACACCAGTATACTCAATTATGTGAGCAGAGTTTTAGTTTGTCTCTTGATAAGCACACTGATATGGCTTGTGAAAACCTTGATGGTTAAGGTGCTTGCCTCTTCTTTCCATGTAAGCACATACTTCGATCGAATTCAGGAATCGTTGTTTAATCAATATGTCATTGAGACGCTCTCGGGGCCACCTCTGGTTGAAATACGGAAGAATGAGGAAGAAGAGGAGAGGATTGCAGATGAAGTTCAAAAATTGCAGAATGCAGGGCTGACCATACCCCCTGATCTCAAGGCAACCTTTGCTTCTATAAAGAGTGGAAGGGCAATAAGTAGTGAACGGACCCACAAAAGTTTTTGCGCAAAAAGTTCCAAATTCTCTCGAGCACTGACTAAAAATGGGAACGATGGAATAACGATTGACCACTTGCACAAACTAAGTCCGAAGAACGTGTCTGCCTGGAATATGAAGAGGTTGTTGAACATAGTTCGATATGGTAGTATTTCCACACTGGACGAGCAGATACGGGGGCCGTGTCTTGATGATGAATCTACTACAGAGATCAAAAGTGAACGCGAGGCAAAGGCTGCAGCAAAAAAGATTTTTCAGAATGTGGCTCGTCGTGGATATAA GTACATATACCTGGATGACTTAATGCGGTTCATGAGAGAAGACGAGGTTCTTAAAACGACGAGTCTCTTTGAAGGAGCCGCTGAAAACCGGAGGATAAGCAAATCTGTCTTGAAAAATTGGGTG GTCAATGTCTTCAGGGAACGAAGAGCCCTTGCTTTAACACTGAATGATACCAAAACAGCTGTGGATAAACTACATCACATGGTGAATGTCATATTCGGCATccttatattaattttatggcTTATAGTATTAGGAATTGCCTCCAGcaaatttttcatcttccttagTTCTCAAATAGTGGTTGTGGCATTTATTTTTGGAAACACTTGCAAAACCATATTTGAAGCAATCATCTTTTTGTTTGTCATGCATCCATTTGACGTTGGAGATCGCTGCGAAATCGATGGAACGCAG ATGGTTGTGGAGGAAATGAACATCTTGACTACTGTATTCTTGAGATACGACAACTTGAAGATTATAATCCCAAATAGCGTTCTTGCAACCAAATTAATCCACAACTTCTACCGTAGTCCTGACATGGGCGAATCGGTTGAATTCTTTGTCCATATCGCTACACCAGCTGAGAAAATTACGGCCATGAAACAGAGAATTATAAG TTACATTGAAGGCAACAAAGAACATTGGTGTCCTGCCCCTATGATTGTGTTCAAGGATATAGATGGTTTAAACAAGCTCAAATTGGCAGTTTGGTTGTCACACAGAATGAACCATCAAGACTCAGCGGAAAGATGGGCTCGGAGGTCCGTCTTGGTCGAAGAAGTTGTTAAAGTCTGTCAAGAGCTCGATATTCAATATCGTCTATTGCCGATTGATATCAATATCCGTTCATTGCCTTCTTCTGCACCCTCCATTGGCTTTCCTTCAAATTGGACTTCCCCTGCAAGTTGA
- the LOC103490400 gene encoding mechanosensitive ion channel protein 6-like isoform X4, which translates to MDTLKKSFKGNVSFKHTRKISAGGVSSEINHEELPILLNHQSTDHHLVNDSDPSDRTEVILKIDDGGSSAVSRSLDSVANNGGKVWRESRYDFWNNDETGIGESASRVRGARMSDSGDDGNEGFQFVQTGYGMEDPPTKLIGDFLHKQKIRGETTLDMDLEMEELKPNRIIPPLAESPLSQTSKDLKVSFQQDSTEISSNDQSMRRRYRDSHDLKEEFKGEQPPWQQSHHERLGSPTISGVQNESLAEAMRCASNLSFHSELSFQRKSNLLRAKTKSRLTDPPAEPDRLSGLIPKSGQLRSGFLGKIEDDDDDPFLEDDLPDDFKRGNFTALTVLQWFSLILITAAFICTLSVPYLREKSLWELDIWKWEVMILILICGRLVSGWGIRIAVFFIERNFLLRKRVLYFVYGVRKPVQNCLWLGLVLIAWHLLFNKRVEKQTNTSILNYVSRVLVCLLISTLIWLVKTLMVKVLASSFHVSTYFDRIQESLFNQYVIETLSGPPLVEIRKNEEEEERIADEVQKLQNAGLTIPPDLKATFASIKSGRAISSERTHKSFCAKSSKFSRALTKNGNDGITIDHLHKLSPKNVSAWNMKRLLNIVRYGSISTLDEQIRGPCLDDESTTEIKSEREAKAAAKKIFQNVARRGYKYIYLDDLMRFMREDEVLKTTSLFEGAAENRRISKSVLKNWVVNVFRERRALALTLNDTKTAVDKLHHMIAAKSMERRWLWRK; encoded by the exons ATGGATACGCTCAAGAAATCTTTCAAAGGCAATGTATCTTTCAAGCATACAAGGAAGATTTCTGCTGGAGGAGTCAGCAGCGAAATCAATCACGAAGAGCTCCCCATTCTTCTCAATCACCAATCTACGGATCATCACCTGGTGAACGATTCTGATCCGTCTGACCGAACAGAGGTCATTCTCAAGATTGATGATGGTGGTTCTTCAGCTGTCTCCAGATCTCTGGACTCTGTTGCCAATAATGGCGGGAAGGTTTGGCGGGAATCCAGGTACGATTTCTGGAACAATGATGAAACTGGAATTGGGGAAAGTGCGAGTAGGGTTCGTGGTGCGAGAATGAGTGATAGTGGTGATGATGGAAATGAGGGATTTCAATTTGTACAGACTGGTTATGGAATGGAGGATCCACCTACGAAGCTGATTGGTGACTTTCTTCATAAGCAGAAAATTAGGGGAGAAACGACTTTGGATATGGATTTGGAAATGGAGGAATTGAAGCCTAATAGGATTATACCTCCATTGGCAGAGTCGCCGTTGAGTCAAACTTCTAAGGATCTTAAAGTTTCGTTTCAGCAGGATTCGACAGAAATTTCGAGCAATGATCAGTCAATGAGAAGGCGGTATAGAGATTCTCATGATTTGAAAGAAGAGTTTAAAGGAGAACAACCGCCATGGCAACAATCGCACCATGAACGTCTTGGATCTCCAACTATCTCTGGGGTTCAGAATGAGTCTCTTGCTGAGGCTATGAGATGCGCATCTAACTTGTCCTTTCATAGTGAGCTTTCGTTTCAAAGGAAGTCTAATTTACTGAGGGCGAAAACCAAGTCAAGATTGACAGACCCACCTGCCGAGCCTGACCGGCTCTCTGGCCTCATTCCTAAGTCAGGTCAACTACGATCTGGGTTTCTGGGGAAGATTGAAGACGACGACGATGACCCCTTTCTAGAGGATGACCTTCCAGACGATTTTAAAAGGGGAAATTTCACTGCTCTAACTGTTCTACAATGGTTTAGTTTGATTCTAATCACTGCAGCTTTTATCTGCACTCTTTCTGTTCCTTATTTGAGGGAAAAGAGTCTATGGGAGTTGGATATATGGAAATGGGAGGTGATGATTTTGATACTGATTTGTGGACGATTGGTATCTGGTTGGGGGATTAGGATTGCtgtatttttcattgagagGAATTTCCTTTTGCGTAAAAGGGTTCTGTATTTTGTATATGGGGTTAGAAAGCCAGTGCAGAATTGTTTATGGTTAGGCCTTGTTTTGATCGCTTGGCATTTGTTGTTCAATAAACGGGTTGAGAAACAAACCAACACCAGTATACTCAATTATGTGAGCAGAGTTTTAGTTTGTCTCTTGATAAGCACACTGATATGGCTTGTGAAAACCTTGATGGTTAAGGTGCTTGCCTCTTCTTTCCATGTAAGCACATACTTCGATCGAATTCAGGAATCGTTGTTTAATCAATATGTCATTGAGACGCTCTCGGGGCCACCTCTGGTTGAAATACGGAAGAATGAGGAAGAAGAGGAGAGGATTGCAGATGAAGTTCAAAAATTGCAGAATGCAGGGCTGACCATACCCCCTGATCTCAAGGCAACCTTTGCTTCTATAAAGAGTGGAAGGGCAATAAGTAGTGAACGGACCCACAAAAGTTTTTGCGCAAAAAGTTCCAAATTCTCTCGAGCACTGACTAAAAATGGGAACGATGGAATAACGATTGACCACTTGCACAAACTAAGTCCGAAGAACGTGTCTGCCTGGAATATGAAGAGGTTGTTGAACATAGTTCGATATGGTAGTATTTCCACACTGGACGAGCAGATACGGGGGCCGTGTCTTGATGATGAATCTACTACAGAGATCAAAAGTGAACGCGAGGCAAAGGCTGCAGCAAAAAAGATTTTTCAGAATGTGGCTCGTCGTGGATATAA GTACATATACCTGGATGACTTAATGCGGTTCATGAGAGAAGACGAGGTTCTTAAAACGACGAGTCTCTTTGAAGGAGCCGCTGAAAACCGGAGGATAAGCAAATCTGTCTTGAAAAATTGGGTG GTCAATGTCTTCAGGGAACGAAGAGCCCTTGCTTTAACACTGAATGATACCAAAACAGCTGTGGATAAACTACATCACATG ATCGCTGCGAAATCGATGGAACGCAG ATGGTTGTGGAGGAAATGA
- the LOC103490400 gene encoding mechanosensitive ion channel protein 6-like isoform X1: MDTLKKSFKGNVSFKHTRKISAGGVSSEINHEELPILLNHQSTDHHLVNDSDPSDRTEVILKIDDGGSSAVSRSLDSVANNGGKVWRESRYDFWNNDETGIGESASRVRGARMSDSGDDGNEGFQFVQTGYGMEDPPTKLIGDFLHKQKIRGETTLDMDLEMEELKPNRIIPPLAESPLSQTSKDLKVSFQQDSTEISSNDQSMRRRYRDSHDLKEEFKGEQPPWQQSHHERLGSPTISGVQNESLAEAMRCASNLSFHSELSFQRKSNLLRAKTKSRLTDPPAEPDRLSGLIPKSGQLRSGFLGKIEDDDDDPFLEDDLPDDFKRGNFTALTVLQWFSLILITAAFICTLSVPYLREKSLWELDIWKWEVMILILICGRLVSGWGIRIAVFFIERNFLLRKRVLYFVYGVRKPVQNCLWLGLVLIAWHLLFNKRVEKQTNTSILNYVSRVLVCLLISTLIWLVKTLMVKVLASSFHVSTYFDRIQESLFNQYVIETLSGPPLVEIRKNEEEEERIADEVQKLQNAGLTIPPDLKATFASIKSGRAISSERTHKSFCAKSSKFSRALTKNGNDGITIDHLHKLSPKNVSAWNMKRLLNIVRYGSISTLDEQIRGPCLDDESTTEIKSEREAKAAAKKIFQNVARRGYKYIYLDDLMRFMREDEVLKTTSLFEGAAENRRISKSVLKNWVVNVFRERRALALTLNDTKTAVDKLHHMVNVIFGILILILWLIVLGIASSKFFIFLSSQIVVVAFIFGNTCKTIFEAIIFLFVMHPFDVGDRCEIDGTQVMVVEEMNILTTVFLRYDNLKIIIPNSVLATKLIHNFYRSPDMGESVEFFVHIATPAEKITAMKQRIISYIEGNKEHWCPAPMIVFKDIDGLNKLKLAVWLSHRMNHQDSAERWARRSVLVEEVVKVCQELDIQYRLLPIDINIRSLPSSAPSIGFPSNWTSPAS; encoded by the exons ATGGATACGCTCAAGAAATCTTTCAAAGGCAATGTATCTTTCAAGCATACAAGGAAGATTTCTGCTGGAGGAGTCAGCAGCGAAATCAATCACGAAGAGCTCCCCATTCTTCTCAATCACCAATCTACGGATCATCACCTGGTGAACGATTCTGATCCGTCTGACCGAACAGAGGTCATTCTCAAGATTGATGATGGTGGTTCTTCAGCTGTCTCCAGATCTCTGGACTCTGTTGCCAATAATGGCGGGAAGGTTTGGCGGGAATCCAGGTACGATTTCTGGAACAATGATGAAACTGGAATTGGGGAAAGTGCGAGTAGGGTTCGTGGTGCGAGAATGAGTGATAGTGGTGATGATGGAAATGAGGGATTTCAATTTGTACAGACTGGTTATGGAATGGAGGATCCACCTACGAAGCTGATTGGTGACTTTCTTCATAAGCAGAAAATTAGGGGAGAAACGACTTTGGATATGGATTTGGAAATGGAGGAATTGAAGCCTAATAGGATTATACCTCCATTGGCAGAGTCGCCGTTGAGTCAAACTTCTAAGGATCTTAAAGTTTCGTTTCAGCAGGATTCGACAGAAATTTCGAGCAATGATCAGTCAATGAGAAGGCGGTATAGAGATTCTCATGATTTGAAAGAAGAGTTTAAAGGAGAACAACCGCCATGGCAACAATCGCACCATGAACGTCTTGGATCTCCAACTATCTCTGGGGTTCAGAATGAGTCTCTTGCTGAGGCTATGAGATGCGCATCTAACTTGTCCTTTCATAGTGAGCTTTCGTTTCAAAGGAAGTCTAATTTACTGAGGGCGAAAACCAAGTCAAGATTGACAGACCCACCTGCCGAGCCTGACCGGCTCTCTGGCCTCATTCCTAAGTCAGGTCAACTACGATCTGGGTTTCTGGGGAAGATTGAAGACGACGACGATGACCCCTTTCTAGAGGATGACCTTCCAGACGATTTTAAAAGGGGAAATTTCACTGCTCTAACTGTTCTACAATGGTTTAGTTTGATTCTAATCACTGCAGCTTTTATCTGCACTCTTTCTGTTCCTTATTTGAGGGAAAAGAGTCTATGGGAGTTGGATATATGGAAATGGGAGGTGATGATTTTGATACTGATTTGTGGACGATTGGTATCTGGTTGGGGGATTAGGATTGCtgtatttttcattgagagGAATTTCCTTTTGCGTAAAAGGGTTCTGTATTTTGTATATGGGGTTAGAAAGCCAGTGCAGAATTGTTTATGGTTAGGCCTTGTTTTGATCGCTTGGCATTTGTTGTTCAATAAACGGGTTGAGAAACAAACCAACACCAGTATACTCAATTATGTGAGCAGAGTTTTAGTTTGTCTCTTGATAAGCACACTGATATGGCTTGTGAAAACCTTGATGGTTAAGGTGCTTGCCTCTTCTTTCCATGTAAGCACATACTTCGATCGAATTCAGGAATCGTTGTTTAATCAATATGTCATTGAGACGCTCTCGGGGCCACCTCTGGTTGAAATACGGAAGAATGAGGAAGAAGAGGAGAGGATTGCAGATGAAGTTCAAAAATTGCAGAATGCAGGGCTGACCATACCCCCTGATCTCAAGGCAACCTTTGCTTCTATAAAGAGTGGAAGGGCAATAAGTAGTGAACGGACCCACAAAAGTTTTTGCGCAAAAAGTTCCAAATTCTCTCGAGCACTGACTAAAAATGGGAACGATGGAATAACGATTGACCACTTGCACAAACTAAGTCCGAAGAACGTGTCTGCCTGGAATATGAAGAGGTTGTTGAACATAGTTCGATATGGTAGTATTTCCACACTGGACGAGCAGATACGGGGGCCGTGTCTTGATGATGAATCTACTACAGAGATCAAAAGTGAACGCGAGGCAAAGGCTGCAGCAAAAAAGATTTTTCAGAATGTGGCTCGTCGTGGATATAA GTACATATACCTGGATGACTTAATGCGGTTCATGAGAGAAGACGAGGTTCTTAAAACGACGAGTCTCTTTGAAGGAGCCGCTGAAAACCGGAGGATAAGCAAATCTGTCTTGAAAAATTGGGTG GTCAATGTCTTCAGGGAACGAAGAGCCCTTGCTTTAACACTGAATGATACCAAAACAGCTGTGGATAAACTACATCACATGGTGAATGTCATATTCGGCATccttatattaattttatggcTTATAGTATTAGGAATTGCCTCCAGcaaatttttcatcttccttagTTCTCAAATAGTGGTTGTGGCATTTATTTTTGGAAACACTTGCAAAACCATATTTGAAGCAATCATCTTTTTGTTTGTCATGCATCCATTTGACGTTGGAGATCGCTGCGAAATCGATGGAACGCAGGTA ATGGTTGTGGAGGAAATGAACATCTTGACTACTGTATTCTTGAGATACGACAACTTGAAGATTATAATCCCAAATAGCGTTCTTGCAACCAAATTAATCCACAACTTCTACCGTAGTCCTGACATGGGCGAATCGGTTGAATTCTTTGTCCATATCGCTACACCAGCTGAGAAAATTACGGCCATGAAACAGAGAATTATAAG TTACATTGAAGGCAACAAAGAACATTGGTGTCCTGCCCCTATGATTGTGTTCAAGGATATAGATGGTTTAAACAAGCTCAAATTGGCAGTTTGGTTGTCACACAGAATGAACCATCAAGACTCAGCGGAAAGATGGGCTCGGAGGTCCGTCTTGGTCGAAGAAGTTGTTAAAGTCTGTCAAGAGCTCGATATTCAATATCGTCTATTGCCGATTGATATCAATATCCGTTCATTGCCTTCTTCTGCACCCTCCATTGGCTTTCCTTCAAATTGGACTTCCCCTGCAAGTTGA